A single genomic interval of Gammaproteobacteria bacterium harbors:
- a CDS encoding 5-(carboxyamino)imidazole ribonucleotide synthase — protein sequence MNPQNTTATAVKTIGIVGAGQLGRMLALAGYPLGLKFIFLDKTPDAPGAQVGEIILGEFSDAQKIAALAARVDLLTYDVENVPVAALAGLPKDKPFLPPVAALSAGQDRLSEKQLFGQLKIPTPKYRSVDSMADLEEAMHAIGYPAVLKTRRLGYDGRGQRFIRSPAELGSAFNALGGVPLILEEFIEFEREVSLIGVRNRHGDLRFYPLTENRHRDGILRLSLAPYPDRKLQTRAQLYLRRILQHFDYAGVLTVEFFVKNGRLMANETAPRVHNSGHWTIEGAVTSQFENHVRAIVGLPLGDTSASGYSAMVNFIGALPPLKEVLNIPGAHYHDYGKEARPNRKLGHATLVCQSRKQLLARLKNFPGLDQ from the coding sequence ATGAATCCGCAGAACACCACGGCAACCGCCGTCAAAACCATCGGCATCGTGGGCGCCGGCCAACTCGGGCGCATGCTGGCGCTCGCAGGTTACCCGCTCGGATTGAAGTTCATCTTTCTCGACAAGACTCCGGACGCCCCCGGCGCGCAGGTAGGCGAAATTATTCTCGGCGAATTCAGCGACGCGCAGAAAATCGCAGCACTCGCCGCGCGTGTGGACCTGCTCACCTACGATGTGGAAAACGTGCCGGTGGCGGCGCTTGCCGGGCTGCCGAAGGACAAGCCGTTCCTGCCACCGGTGGCGGCGCTCTCCGCCGGCCAGGACCGGCTCTCGGAAAAACAACTGTTCGGCCAACTGAAAATCCCCACGCCGAAGTACCGCAGCGTGGACAGCATGGCCGATCTCGAAGAGGCCATGCATGCCATCGGTTATCCCGCGGTACTCAAGACCCGGCGCCTCGGTTACGACGGCCGCGGCCAGCGTTTCATCCGCAGCCCGGCGGAACTCGGCAGCGCCTTCAACGCACTCGGCGGCGTGCCGTTGATCCTGGAGGAGTTCATCGAGTTCGAGCGCGAGGTGTCCCTTATCGGCGTGCGCAACCGCCACGGGGATTTGCGCTTTTACCCGTTGACCGAAAACCGCCACCGCGACGGCATTCTGCGCCTGTCGCTCGCGCCTTACCCGGACCGCAAGCTGCAAACGCGTGCGCAACTCTATCTCCGGCGCATCCTGCAGCACTTCGATTACGCCGGTGTACTTACCGTGGAGTTCTTCGTGAAAAACGGCCGGCTAATGGCCAACGAAACCGCGCCGCGCGTGCATAATTCCGGCCACTGGACCATCGAGGGCGCGGTGACCAGCCAGTTCGAAAACCACGTGCGTGCGATCGTCGGCCTGCCGCTGGGTGACACTTCCGCCAGCGGTTATTCAGCGATGGTGAATTTCATCGGCGCGCTGCCGCCGCTTAAGGAAGTGCTCAACATTCCCGGCGCGCATTATCACGACTACGGCAAGGAAGCCCGCCCCAACCGCAAGCTCGGTCACGCCACGCTGGTGTGTCAAAGCCGCAAGCAACTGCTGGCGCGCTTGAAAAATTTCCCCGGCCTTGATCAGTAA
- a CDS encoding S53 family peptidase: MFSKNRLVRAAGSVLLALAAGVCFSANAAPPAAGPLDAGPTDTSQLITTSIILNVTDPQGLANYVQAALTPGDRNYHRFLTVGQFRQRFAPSNQEIRQFVRYLESFGITINKIYADNLDITVTGTAAQLNAAFSTELRDYTKNGRRFHRPAAKFSMPGSFAQLVLAVPGLDSQSGRFRPMNLRMLPAVGVPGQPAGKYPAMTWPQNSTATGIPGEYTVGDVANFYQVNPLYQAGIKGQGQTVGIMTLANFSEADAYAYWQDIGLKVKANRITKVPVDGGIPVATGVGDDETSLDVEQSGGLAPQAKVRVYIAPNTNDGFIDLFYTAASENAADTVSISWGLPEEFYFAAANGGVDFTGQMLAIDQALMEAAAQGQSVFTAAGDSGAYDVNRSLPVPYFNPQLSVDYPASDPYITAAGGTTMQGLQQYGLPDGSTLNINIASEQVWGWDYLDPLCIALGLDPVSCGIEFGGGGGGVSSFWPLPYYQQFTSGITQTQPGQSLTCNTAGACAALGLTGTPPQTLLTLPAGFVGRNLPDLSLNADPQTGYVLVDCTDFPEPANPGCAATFFGGTSFVAPQLNGITALVNQASGGRVGLLNPVIYTLQSVFGYGKYTGFNDITAGDNWFYQGIPGYDNGAGIGTLNATNLALTYVFLNSRQHGGH, from the coding sequence ATGTTTTCCAAGAACAGATTGGTTCGGGCAGCCGGTTCGGTCTTGTTGGCTCTGGCGGCGGGCGTTTGCTTTTCGGCAAACGCGGCGCCACCCGCAGCGGGGCCTCTGGATGCCGGGCCCACGGACACCTCGCAACTCATCACCACCTCCATCATTCTGAATGTCACCGATCCTCAGGGACTGGCGAACTACGTGCAGGCGGCGCTCACGCCCGGCGACCGGAATTACCACCGTTTTCTGACGGTGGGCCAGTTCCGTCAGCGGTTTGCGCCCTCGAACCAGGAGATTCGCCAGTTCGTGCGCTATCTGGAATCCTTCGGCATCACCATAAATAAAATCTACGCGGACAATCTGGACATCACGGTGACGGGTACCGCAGCGCAGTTGAACGCCGCGTTCTCCACCGAGTTGCGTGACTACACGAAGAACGGCCGGCGGTTTCACCGGCCCGCTGCCAAGTTCAGCATGCCCGGCAGCTTCGCCCAGCTGGTGCTTGCCGTGCCGGGACTCGACAGCCAGTCCGGCCGGTTTCGTCCGATGAACCTGCGGATGCTGCCGGCGGTCGGCGTTCCGGGCCAGCCGGCGGGCAAGTACCCGGCAATGACCTGGCCGCAGAACAGCACGGCTACGGGTATACCCGGCGAATACACGGTCGGCGATGTGGCGAACTTCTACCAGGTCAATCCGCTGTATCAGGCCGGCATCAAAGGCCAGGGCCAAACCGTGGGCATCATGACCTTGGCCAATTTCAGCGAAGCCGATGCTTACGCCTATTGGCAGGATATTGGTCTCAAGGTAAAGGCGAACCGCATCACCAAGGTTCCTGTGGACGGCGGCATACCCGTGGCGACCGGCGTCGGCGATGACGAGACGTCACTGGACGTGGAGCAGTCCGGTGGCTTGGCGCCGCAGGCCAAGGTCCGGGTGTACATCGCGCCCAACACCAACGACGGCTTCATTGATCTTTTCTACACCGCCGCTTCGGAAAATGCGGCGGACACCGTGTCCATCAGTTGGGGCTTGCCGGAAGAGTTCTATTTCGCCGCCGCCAACGGCGGCGTGGACTTTACCGGCCAGATGCTTGCCATAGACCAGGCGCTGATGGAAGCCGCGGCCCAGGGCCAATCGGTATTTACCGCCGCGGGCGATTCCGGGGCCTACGACGTAAACCGCAGCTTGCCGGTACCTTACTTCAACCCGCAACTGAGCGTGGACTATCCGGCCTCGGACCCGTACATCACGGCTGCAGGCGGCACCACCATGCAGGGCTTGCAACAGTATGGTTTGCCGGATGGCTCCACGCTCAATATCAATATCGCGAGCGAACAAGTGTGGGGCTGGGATTACCTCGATCCGTTGTGCATCGCACTGGGCCTGGATCCAGTCAGTTGTGGCATCGAGTTTGGCGGCGGAGGCGGCGGTGTCAGCTCCTTCTGGCCGCTGCCGTATTACCAGCAATTCACGTCCGGCATCACCCAGACCCAACCCGGCCAGAGCCTGACCTGCAACACCGCCGGAGCCTGTGCGGCACTCGGTTTGACCGGCACGCCGCCGCAGACCCTGCTGACGCTGCCGGCGGGCTTCGTCGGCCGCAATCTGCCGGACCTGTCACTGAATGCCGATCCGCAGACCGGCTACGTACTGGTGGACTGCACGGACTTTCCGGAGCCCGCCAATCCCGGTTGTGCGGCGACGTTTTTCGGCGGCACCAGCTTCGTGGCGCCGCAATTGAACGGCATCACCGCGCTGGTGAATCAGGCTTCCGGTGGACGCGTCGGCTTGCTGAATCCGGTGATCTACACGCTGCAATCGGTGTTCGGCTACGGCAAGTACACGGGGTTCAATGACATCACCGCCGGTGATAACTGGTTCTACCAGGGCATCCCCGGCTATGACAACGGTGCGGGCATCGGCACGCTCAATGCCACCAACCTGGCGCTGACTTACGTGTTCCTGAACTCGCGCCAGCACGGCGGGCACTGA
- a CDS encoding carbon-nitrogen hydrolase family protein encodes MTLHQVAAIQMNSGTDVAVNLREAGKLMAKAAAQSAELIVLPENFALMARTDAERLTAGELDGSGRIQDFLADKARNLRVWIVGGSIPVLAGDDKVYARCPVYNSGGERVACYDKMHLFDVTVNAAGESYHESRGISAGARAVVADTPFGKLGLSVCYDLRFPELYRELAAQGATLFTVPSAFTRTTGAKHWDLLIRARAVENLAFVVAATQTGRHANGRETWGHSMIVDPWGEVLAQRARDPGVVMATIDGVAQQRLRQRFPVLEHRRLE; translated from the coding sequence GTGACGCTCCACCAGGTCGCCGCCATCCAGATGAATTCCGGCACCGACGTCGCGGTGAATCTGCGCGAAGCCGGCAAGCTCATGGCCAAGGCCGCGGCCCAGAGTGCGGAATTGATTGTGTTGCCGGAGAATTTCGCGCTTATGGCGCGCACGGACGCCGAACGGCTCACGGCCGGTGAACTCGACGGCAGCGGCCGCATCCAGGATTTCCTCGCCGACAAGGCGCGCAATCTGCGCGTGTGGATCGTCGGCGGCAGCATTCCGGTGCTGGCCGGTGACGACAAGGTGTATGCACGCTGCCCGGTGTACAATTCCGGCGGCGAACGCGTCGCGTGCTACGACAAGATGCACCTGTTCGATGTCACCGTGAACGCGGCGGGCGAGTCCTATCACGAGTCGCGCGGCATTTCGGCCGGCGCACGCGCCGTGGTGGCGGACACGCCGTTCGGCAAGCTCGGCCTGAGCGTATGCTACGACCTGCGCTTTCCGGAACTGTACCGTGAGCTGGCCGCACAAGGCGCCACGCTGTTCACGGTGCCCTCGGCCTTTACCCGCACCACCGGCGCGAAGCACTGGGATTTGCTCATTCGCGCGCGCGCTGTCGAGAACCTGGCATTCGTGGTCGCGGCGACGCAGACCGGCCGGCACGCAAACGGGCGCGAGACCTGGGGCCATTCCATGATCGTGGATCCCTGGGGCGAGGTGCTGGCGCAACGTGCACGCGATCCCGGCGTGGTCATGGCGACCATTGACGGCGTCGCACAGCAGCGCCTGCGCCAGCGCTTCCCGGTCCTTGAGCACCGCCGGCTGGAGTAG
- a CDS encoding nucleotidyl transferase AbiEii/AbiGii toxin family protein yields the protein MDNLREQFLERLTREIFHKRGSGFVLKGGGALRALFGEQRLTKDIDLDFINPNRSADSLHHSIAHAIEGAARGLPFRNLTISAPGKAEASPRWKVNFEDADGRRQHVEIEVSRDSARAVPGAVVQHPFTPRAAKGIARFWVDIYDEPALIAGKLAALLGRSVPRDVYDLDLLHHTDKQPSAEQVTWAVKRAKLEGTNPVTVLRAHLEGLTWPRFMSELRDALPPEVATRLDETEWTALKQRVREYAERQLRRLPP from the coding sequence GTGGACAATTTGCGTGAGCAGTTTCTGGAACGTCTGACCCGCGAGATCTTCCACAAACGGGGCAGCGGTTTTGTGCTGAAAGGCGGCGGGGCGCTGCGCGCATTGTTCGGCGAGCAGCGGCTCACCAAAGACATTGACTTGGATTTCATCAACCCAAATCGCAGCGCCGATTCCCTGCATCACAGCATCGCACACGCCATCGAGGGAGCGGCACGCGGTCTGCCGTTCCGCAATCTCACAATTTCCGCACCTGGCAAGGCTGAAGCCAGCCCGCGCTGGAAAGTGAATTTCGAGGATGCCGACGGTCGCCGCCAACATGTTGAAATCGAGGTTTCGCGTGATTCCGCGCGGGCCGTGCCGGGTGCCGTTGTGCAGCACCCGTTTACGCCGCGCGCGGCAAAAGGCATCGCACGATTCTGGGTGGATATTTACGATGAACCCGCGCTGATTGCCGGCAAGTTGGCCGCCCTGCTCGGCCGCAGCGTGCCACGCGACGTTTACGACCTTGATCTGCTCCATCACACTGACAAGCAGCCCTCAGCCGAACAGGTGACTTGGGCCGTGAAACGCGCCAAATTGGAAGGCACGAATCCTGTCACCGTGTTGCGCGCCCACCTTGAGGGCTTGACTTGGCCGCGCTTTATGTCGGAGTTACGCGACGCGCTTCCTCCTGAGGTGGCCACACGCCTCGACGAAACCGAATGGACCGCCTTGAAGCAGCGTGTGCGGGAATACGCAGAAAGGCAGTTACGCAGACTCCCGCCATGA
- a CDS encoding YhdP family protein produces MKMKRWHHITWKSALGVVAALVLVLAAAAGLFRALAPLVPTYRAETQTWASRVLGRPVEIASMGARLGLVGPELTLGHVAILSRDGHYVVIEARELRLGLSLRAVLHGQFSRPSRIVLIQPQLVLERETDGRYAVRGLEGSLNPGARETDWRATAAEAFAQNAALRVRGGQVTLIDMRSPAAPLVFRNLQLNLDNSRDDHRLSGRVQLPVEFGRSLSFSTQVQGGGLDPAAWQWQAQAEGDSLDLAQWLEYWPAAQARFRGGNVDVRAALTGVGTRVDHAEARISARKIVPADASSSLDLLAGTLNWTRSAAGWTLAGRDLQLRRGANILPVSQFDLRYARAAPDSTSWSGDASFLRLQDIVFLSTWLPADFSAATARLQKLAPSGDLKDVQFAAQRAAGSFGPWALSGQFDNLGLRADGDIPGFSGLSGALDANQDGGTLTLAGTNATVNFAHLFRGPLTATTLKADVQFHHDAQGWLFTLKDLAAANQDVQQASATGTLLLPADGSSPVIDLQASVQNADARSKSTYFPVGIMPKEVVAWLDSAIVGGQAPSASLILRGKLADFPYDHGLGLFDIRFHLLHGQLDFADGWPPIKDLDADVEFKNQGMYVTLRQGTLLGDQIGGATADFVDLRNGMLHIQGDARGDASAALTFLRNGPLKTRFGHVLDGLSATGGADIDLNLQLPVEHVENYRLAANVQLQDVGLTLVSLPHWPVRGLHGTVKITQDGVSAEKLQAAFLGAPLSIRLSPGTRPDTTRFTVNGGAQAGPLAAMLPAAFKPALSGVTAWQLSGALPNKPAESSAGLSLTLQSDLRGLALDLPPPFAKTADDAVPLQTVLNFDGNKLNLRMAYGTVMHGVYRLHDVDGAWRFDRGNLVFGGGTPALPAAPGLMLDGELPEFSLTDWKGFLPTGTTAAPVAPVLPLWLRGADLTIGQFAGFDQRIQNLHLGLARAADHWTLALSSQPIAGTINWPFQPDAQHPIAADMQRVTLLRKPQVGNAAHPPAKLDPHAIPPLQIDIKQFRYNDIALDNLHVELEPQAEGVNLKSLTVASPGLELHASGQWTVQPDAGTHTVLDVQLQSQDVKQTLQAFGFAPGISGSRGEMQAELNWPGGPLVEILPVLNGKLHVKLQNGSLLELKPGAGRVFGLLSINALPRRLLLNFSDVLGKGFAYDSIEGTFTIQNGDAYTSDLTVSGPAAKIHMVGRTGLVTHDFDEAVVVVPSVGSTLPVIGALAGGVGVGAVVFLLTEIFKKPLSAVGETRYHLSGTWDNPKLTAVAPPKPAPAKP; encoded by the coding sequence ATGAAAATGAAGCGCTGGCATCACATTACCTGGAAATCCGCGCTCGGCGTGGTGGCGGCACTGGTGCTGGTGCTGGCTGCCGCCGCCGGATTGTTTCGCGCGCTTGCGCCGCTGGTGCCGACGTACCGTGCAGAAACGCAGACTTGGGCGAGCCGCGTGTTGGGCCGGCCGGTGGAAATCGCCTCCATGGGTGCGCGTCTCGGACTCGTCGGTCCGGAATTGACGTTGGGACACGTGGCGATCCTGTCGCGCGATGGCCACTACGTGGTCATCGAAGCGCGCGAGCTGCGCCTCGGGCTCAGCTTGCGCGCCGTGCTGCACGGCCAGTTCTCGCGCCCCAGCCGCATCGTTCTCATACAGCCGCAACTGGTGCTGGAGCGTGAAACCGACGGCCGTTACGCGGTGCGCGGTCTCGAAGGCAGTCTCAATCCGGGCGCCCGGGAAACCGACTGGCGCGCGACCGCGGCCGAGGCCTTCGCACAGAACGCCGCTCTGCGCGTGCGCGGCGGCCAGGTGACCCTGATAGACATGCGCAGCCCGGCCGCACCGCTGGTGTTCCGCAATCTGCAGCTCAACCTCGACAACAGCCGCGACGATCACCGCCTGTCCGGGCGCGTGCAGTTGCCGGTCGAGTTCGGCCGTAGCCTGTCATTCAGCACGCAGGTGCAGGGCGGGGGCCTCGATCCTGCGGCCTGGCAATGGCAGGCGCAGGCTGAGGGAGATTCCCTCGACCTCGCGCAATGGCTGGAATACTGGCCAGCAGCGCAAGCACGCTTTCGCGGCGGCAACGTGGACGTGCGCGCCGCTCTGACGGGTGTAGGCACGCGCGTGGATCACGCCGAAGCGCGCATCAGCGCGCGCAAGATTGTGCCGGCAGACGCGTCGTCGAGTCTGGATTTGCTTGCCGGCACGCTGAACTGGACGCGCAGCGCTGCGGGCTGGACGCTCGCCGGCCGCGATTTGCAGTTGCGTCGCGGCGCGAATATCTTGCCCGTCAGCCAGTTCGATCTGCGTTATGCGCGTGCGGCGCCGGATTCCACAAGCTGGTCCGGCGATGCCAGCTTCCTGCGCTTGCAGGATATTGTGTTCCTGAGCACTTGGTTGCCTGCGGATTTCAGCGCCGCTACCGCGCGTCTGCAGAAACTCGCGCCCAGCGGTGATCTGAAAGACGTGCAATTCGCCGCGCAACGCGCAGCGGGGTCTTTCGGCCCATGGGCGTTAAGCGGGCAGTTTGACAATCTGGGCCTGCGCGCCGATGGCGACATCCCGGGTTTCAGCGGCCTGAGCGGCGCGCTCGACGCCAATCAGGATGGCGGCACGCTGACGCTTGCCGGCACGAATGCCACGGTGAATTTCGCACACCTGTTCCGCGGTCCGCTGACCGCAACCACGCTCAAAGCCGATGTGCAATTCCACCACGACGCCCAGGGCTGGTTGTTCACCCTGAAGGATCTGGCGGCGGCCAATCAGGACGTGCAGCAGGCCAGCGCCACGGGCACGCTGTTGCTGCCCGCGGATGGCAGCTCGCCGGTGATTGATCTGCAGGCCAGTGTGCAGAACGCCGATGCGCGCAGCAAATCAACTTACTTTCCGGTCGGCATTATGCCGAAAGAAGTGGTCGCGTGGCTGGACAGTGCCATCGTCGGCGGTCAGGCGCCGAGCGCCAGCCTGATTTTGCGTGGCAAACTCGCCGATTTCCCCTACGACCACGGGCTGGGCTTGTTTGACATCCGCTTTCACCTGCTCCACGGGCAACTGGATTTTGCGGATGGCTGGCCGCCGATTAAGGACTTGGATGCCGACGTGGAGTTCAAGAATCAGGGAATGTACGTGACGCTGCGGCAGGGGACGCTGCTCGGCGACCAGATCGGCGGCGCCACCGCGGATTTTGTGGATTTGCGCAACGGCATGCTGCACATCCAGGGTGACGCGCGCGGTGATGCCTCCGCGGCACTCACGTTCCTGCGCAACGGCCCGCTCAAGACGCGTTTTGGCCACGTGCTCGATGGACTGAGCGCAACCGGCGGCGCCGACATTGATTTGAATTTGCAGCTGCCGGTCGAGCACGTCGAGAATTACCGGCTCGCTGCCAATGTGCAGTTGCAGGATGTCGGTCTCACGCTGGTCTCGCTGCCACACTGGCCGGTGCGTGGACTGCACGGCACGGTCAAGATCACGCAGGACGGTGTGAGCGCCGAGAAACTGCAAGCCGCGTTTCTCGGCGCGCCGCTGAGCATCAGGCTCAGTCCCGGCACACGTCCGGACACAACACGCTTCACCGTCAACGGCGGCGCTCAGGCAGGGCCGTTGGCGGCGATGTTGCCGGCCGCATTCAAACCCGCGCTGAGCGGCGTGACAGCGTGGCAGCTGAGCGGAGCATTGCCCAACAAGCCGGCTGAAAGCAGCGCCGGTCTGTCGCTCACGTTGCAATCGGATCTGCGGGGTTTGGCCCTGGATCTGCCGCCGCCGTTCGCGAAGACCGCGGACGACGCCGTGCCTCTGCAGACCGTGCTGAATTTCGACGGCAACAAACTGAACCTGCGGATGGCTTACGGCACGGTGATGCACGGCGTGTACCGATTGCACGACGTTGACGGCGCCTGGCGTTTCGACCGCGGGAACCTCGTGTTCGGCGGCGGTACGCCCGCGTTGCCTGCCGCTCCCGGATTGATGCTCGACGGCGAGTTGCCGGAATTTTCATTGACTGACTGGAAAGGATTTTTGCCGACCGGGACGACTGCGGCTCCGGTGGCCCCGGTGTTGCCGCTCTGGTTGCGGGGTGCCGATCTGACCATCGGGCAATTTGCGGGCTTCGATCAGCGTATCCAGAACCTGCATCTCGGCCTCGCACGCGCGGCCGATCACTGGACGCTGGCGCTGTCCAGCCAGCCGATCGCCGGCACGATCAACTGGCCTTTCCAGCCGGACGCGCAGCACCCGATTGCCGCCGACATGCAGCGCGTCACGCTGCTGCGCAAGCCGCAGGTCGGCAACGCTGCGCATCCGCCAGCCAAGCTGGATCCGCACGCGATACCCCCGCTACAGATCGACATCAAGCAGTTCCGTTACAACGACATCGCGCTCGACAATCTGCATGTTGAACTGGAGCCGCAGGCGGAGGGCGTGAACCTCAAGTCCCTGACGGTGGCCAGTCCCGGCCTGGAGCTGCATGCCAGCGGTCAGTGGACTGTGCAGCCCGATGCCGGCACGCACACCGTGCTCGACGTGCAGTTGCAGAGTCAGGACGTCAAACAGACCCTGCAGGCTTTTGGTTTTGCGCCCGGGATCAGCGGCAGCCGCGGCGAGATGCAGGCCGAACTCAACTGGCCGGGCGGTCCGCTGGTCGAGATCCTGCCGGTGCTGAACGGCAAACTGCACGTCAAGCTGCAAAACGGCAGCCTGCTCGAATTGAAACCCGGAGCGGGCCGCGTCTTCGGCCTGCTGAGCATCAATGCGCTGCCGCGCCGGCTGCTGCTCAACTTCAGCGACGTGCTCGGCAAGGGCTTCGCCTACGATTCCATCGAGGGCACGTTCACCATCCAGAACGGCGACGCCTACACCAGCGATCTCACGGTCTCCGGACCCGCGGCCAAGATCCACATGGTGGGGCGCACCGGCCTGGTCACGCATGATTTCGACGAGGCCGTGGTGGTGGTGCCGAGCGTGGGTTCCACCCTGCCGGTAATCGGTGCGCTCGCCGGCGGCGTGGGCGTGGGCGCGGTGGTGTTCCTGCTCACCGAAATTTTCAAGAAGCCGCTCTCGGCGGTGGGTGAAACCCGCTACCACCTTTCAGGAACGTGGGATAATCCCAAGCTCACGGCAGTCGCCCCGCCCAAACCCGCCCCCGCCAAACCCTGA
- the tldD gene encoding metalloprotease TldD has translation MENPLQIARQNLLAPGGLDEQAIARTLDHMLRYRVDDAELYFQLARHESWSLEDGIVKEGSYNIEQGVGVRAVSGEKTGFAYSDEIVLPALTRASDMARAIAKSGGQNGLQVWRAAAPQRLYAPLDPLPTLKDEDKVKLLEDVDRAARRLDPRIKQVMVSLSGVHEVMLVAASDGTFAADVRPLVRFNVSVIAEHNGRREQGYAGAGGRFGYRYFLESERAQSLAREAVRQALVNLDAGPTPAGSMTVVLGPGWPGILLHEAIGHGLEGDFNRKGTSAFSGRIGKKVASELCTVVDDGTLADRRGSLNVDDEGTPAQCTVLIENGILKGYMQDKLNARLMGVTPTGNGRRESFAHLPMPRMTNTYMRAGPHDPQEIMRSVKKGLYAANFGGGQVDITNGKFVFSASEAYLIENGKVTRPVRGATLIGNGPDVLTRVSMVGNDLKLDEGVGTCGKEGQSVPVGVGLPTIRVDELTVGGTS, from the coding sequence ATGGAAAATCCGCTGCAAATCGCCCGGCAGAACCTGCTCGCCCCCGGCGGGCTCGACGAACAGGCTATCGCGCGCACGCTGGATCACATGCTGCGCTACCGCGTGGACGATGCCGAGCTTTATTTCCAGTTGGCGCGTCATGAGTCCTGGTCGCTGGAAGACGGCATCGTCAAGGAAGGTTCGTACAACATCGAGCAGGGTGTGGGCGTGCGCGCGGTGTCCGGCGAGAAGACCGGCTTTGCCTATTCCGACGAAATCGTACTGCCGGCGCTGACGCGCGCCTCGGACATGGCGCGCGCCATTGCCAAGTCCGGAGGACAGAACGGCTTGCAGGTTTGGCGCGCCGCGGCGCCGCAGCGGCTGTATGCGCCGCTCGATCCGCTGCCGACGCTCAAGGACGAGGACAAGGTCAAGCTTCTGGAAGACGTGGACCGCGCAGCGCGGCGTCTCGACCCGCGCATCAAGCAGGTGATGGTGAGCCTATCGGGTGTGCACGAAGTGATGTTGGTGGCCGCGAGCGATGGCACCTTCGCGGCCGACGTGCGCCCGCTGGTGCGCTTCAACGTGAGCGTGATTGCGGAACACAACGGCCGGCGCGAGCAGGGCTACGCGGGTGCCGGCGGACGTTTCGGCTACCGGTATTTTCTCGAATCGGAGCGCGCGCAATCGCTGGCGCGTGAGGCGGTGCGTCAGGCGCTGGTGAATCTGGACGCCGGCCCGACGCCGGCCGGCAGCATGACCGTGGTGCTCGGACCGGGCTGGCCGGGAATCCTGCTGCACGAAGCCATCGGTCACGGCCTGGAAGGCGATTTCAACCGCAAGGGCACCTCGGCATTCTCCGGCCGTATCGGCAAGAAAGTCGCCTCCGAACTCTGCACCGTGGTGGACGACGGCACGCTTGCCGATCGCCGCGGCTCGCTCAATGTGGACGATGAGGGCACGCCTGCGCAGTGCACCGTACTCATCGAGAACGGCATTCTCAAAGGCTACATGCAGGACAAGCTGAATGCGCGCCTCATGGGCGTCACGCCCACCGGCAACGGTCGGCGGGAATCCTTCGCGCATCTGCCCATGCCGCGCATGACCAATACCTACATGCGCGCCGGCCCGCACGATCCGCAGGAAATCATGCGCTCGGTGAAAAAAGGTTTATATGCTGCGAATTTCGGCGGCGGTCAGGTGGACATCACCAACGGCAAGTTCGTGTTCTCGGCGAGCGAGGCCTATTTGATCGAGAACGGCAAAGTCACGCGGCCGGTCCGCGGCGCGACCTTGATCGGCAACGGTCCGGACGTGCTCACGCGCGTGTCCATGGTGGGCAATGACCTGAAGCTCGACGAGGGCGTGGGCACCTGCGGCAAGGAAGGCCAGAGCGTGCCGGTCGGAGTGGGGCTGCCGACGATCCGGGTGGATGAGCTGACCGTAGGCGGAACCTCCTGA
- the purE gene encoding 5-(carboxyamino)imidazole ribonucleotide mutase, with the protein MKPLVGVIMGSRSDWETLEHSAKTLDALAIPYETRVVSAHRTPDLLFEYAASAAGRGLEVIIAGAGGAAHLPGMTAAKTSLPVLGVPVKSKALKGVDSLLSIVQMPAGVPVGTLAIGEAGAVNAALLAAAILGNKHAEIRERLDAYRRKQTEAVLAKPDPTK; encoded by the coding sequence ATGAAGCCACTCGTCGGCGTCATCATGGGCTCGCGCTCCGACTGGGAGACGCTGGAGCACAGCGCCAAAACCCTGGACGCGCTCGCCATTCCCTACGAAACCCGGGTGGTATCGGCGCACCGCACCCCGGATCTGCTGTTCGAATACGCCGCCTCCGCCGCCGGGCGCGGACTGGAAGTGATTATTGCCGGCGCCGGCGGCGCCGCGCACCTGCCGGGCATGACCGCCGCCAAGACTTCGCTGCCGGTACTGGGTGTGCCGGTGAAATCCAAAGCGCTCAAGGGCGTGGACTCGCTGCTCTCGATCGTGCAGATGCCGGCCGGCGTGCCGGTGGGCACGCTCGCCATCGGCGAAGCCGGCGCGGTCAACGCTGCGCTCTTGGCCGCGGCGATTCTCGGCAACAAGCACGCCGAAATCCGGGAACGCCTGGATGCGTACCGCCGGAAGCAAACCGAAGCGGTGCTCGCCAAACCGGATCCAACAAAATAA